A genomic window from Struthio camelus isolate bStrCam1 chromosome 2, bStrCam1.hap1, whole genome shotgun sequence includes:
- the MCMDC2 gene encoding minichromosome maintenance domain-containing protein 2 produces the protein MIYFDILIGLQRYFWKMHPEIQRMREIVLVYLDRSGGLQKFMHDCKKYNDSKQSYAVYRFIVSINPSDIAELDATLGNYILHNPIQAAQIFQSVCFIAIKTLSLIEQLQTIAQISILLKPTHLPPLPSYMLSLSTFPFNYTSQRFYESEGIVIAMGTVTKYTQGARFLCTEETCPFSEGFRYIRVHLPGATESATVRNDFVCSLCSSLLQEDMKFRVLGDKQVVEMIDVKALNALKGYSNSKAHFRIQTFTVFLRDELANRMTIGNHYKIIGIPACVQNGSQATVCIEVSSVQLCKPNGPTCISDNFKYLLSLTSSSCWRFTAVLANIFASQVVPPGTYNTLKLTILLSLVVTCEKANEIADYLDLLIVTSDTLIIDRLLNYSICLLPRGIRHPSASEIFPTVSKDKHGTGSASIQACSALLAKGGICYIGDLSSYKKDKLEFLQSVLESRTTTIFIPGKKYGEEADQQVTIPVQTNFWSYVDLDASSKKHVQKDSSLIGQVDLSLISPNLLDVFGLLIYNEFPSCRLSFPLVHHILKKAINPEAMLYRVSQQFRTQDYEEFILFAKNLHVELSSEAENLIQGYYLASRRVRRDAIHGSKLSASALKMLISLSKAHTKLSLRTKVLEEDALIAILLLESSLTLKHGKSALCVAPNAVFPFDLSDENSLQQRDIYLMQCHHQLLKFIRAYSPGIHVTTNEE, from the exons ATGATTTATTTCGACATTTTGATAGGACTGCAAAGATATTTTTGGAAGATGCATCCCGAAATACAGAGGATGAGGGAAATTGTCCTCGTTTACCTTGACAGAAGTGGTGGCCTTCAAAAATTTATGCATGATTGCAAGAAATATAATG ACTCAAAACAAAGTTATGCTGTTTATCGATTCATTGTTTCAATAAATCCTTCTGATATTGCTGAATTAGACGCAACTCTTGGAAACTACATTCTTCATAATCCCATACAAGCTGCACAGATTTTTCAGtca GTATGTTTCATAGCTATTAAAACATTATCATTAATTGAACAATTGCAGACAATTGCCCAG ATTAGCATACTGCTGAAACCAACACATTTGCCACCTTTACCAAGTTATATGCTGAGTCTTTCTACGTTTCCATTTAATTACACATCTCAAAGATTTTATGAGTCTGAAGGAATAGTGATCGCGATGGGAACTGTAACAAAATATACACAAGGAGCAAGATTTCTCTGTACTGAGGAAACCTGTCCATTTTCTGaag gatTTAGGTATATAAGAGTGCATCTGCCCGGAGCGACGGAATCTGCCACAGTGAGGAATGATTTTGTTTGCAGCTTGTGTTCTTCACTGCTGCAAGAAGACATGAAGTTTAGAGTACTTGGTG ATAAACAAGTAGTTGAAATGATTGATGTGAAAGCTCTGAATGCTTTAAAAGGATATTCCAACAGTAAAGCACATTTTAGGATTCAAACTTTTACAGTTTTCTTGAGAG atgaACTGGCCAATAGAATGACAATAGGAAACCACTACAAGATTATAGGAATTCCAGCTTGTGTACAAAACGGCTCACAAGCTACAGTATGTATAGAAGTCAGTAGTGTACAGCTGTGTAAACCAAATG gtCCTACTTGTATCAGTGACAATTTTAAGTATCTACTGTCACTGACTTCAAGTTCATGCTGGAGGTTTACAGCCGTACTTGCCAATATCTTTGCTTCTCAAGTTGTTCCGCCAGGCACTTACAATACTCTCAAACTCACAATATTGCTGAGCCTAGTAGTGACATGTGAAAAAGCCAATGAGATAGCAGATTACCTGGATCTCTTGATTGTGACAAGCGACACGCTAATAATTGATAG GCTTCTGAATTACAGCATTTGTCTTCTGCCTCGTGGCATACGACACCCATCTGCTAGTGAAATTTTTCCTACCGTGTCCAAAGATAAACATGGAACTGGAAGCGCTAGTATTCAAGCTTGCAGTGCTCTGCTGGCTAAAGGTGGTATCTGCTACATAGGAGACTTATCTTCATATAAAAAGGATAAACTTGAATTTCTACAGTCAG TGCTAGAGAGCAGAACAACAACAATATTCATTCCTGGGAAGAAGTATGGAGAAGAAGCGGACCAGCAAGTTACTATTCCAGTTCAGACTAATTTTTGGTCTTATGTAGATCTGGATGCTTCCTCAAAGAAACATGTACAAAAGGATAGCTCTTTAATAGGACAGGTG GACTTGAGTTTGATTTCACCTAACCTTCTAGATGTTTTTGGGCTTTTGATATACAATGAATTTCCTTCTTGTCGACTGTCTTTTCCTCTTGTGcatcatattttgaaaaaagcCATTAATCCTGAAGCAATGCTGTACAGAGTCTCACAGCAGTTCAGAACACAGGATTATGAGGAG tttattttgtttgctaaGAATCTTCACGTTGAACTGAGTTCAGAAGCAGAAAACCTAATTCAGGGCTACTATCTTGCAAGTCGCAGAGTGAGAAGAGATGCTATTCATGGATCAAAATTATCAGCATCTGCACTAAAAATGCT GATTTCACTGTCTAAGGCTCATACTAAATTAAGTTTAAGAACAAAAGTACTTGAGGAAGATGCTTTGATTGCCATCTTATTACTTGAATCATCTCTTACCCTAAAGCACG GTAAGTCTGCATTATGTGTAGCACCAAATGCTGTATTTCCATTTGACCTCAGTGATGAGAACTCCCTGCAACAGAGAGATATTTACCTAATGCAATGTCACCATCAACTGCTTAAGTTTATTCGTGCATATAGCCCAGGAATTCATGTTACCACTAATGAAGAGTGA